In one Solanum dulcamara chromosome 1, daSolDulc1.2, whole genome shotgun sequence genomic region, the following are encoded:
- the LOC129880866 gene encoding uncharacterized protein LOC129880866 isoform X1 has translation METMGAVKLHEEEEEVDSAIAALGSLFKLTEVHLSDYSQEGKLLLESANTDVYKNIASPSNEFDSLPEDLELARQMNEMGLPVSFHTNKEQKGNRTVKGKIKDGKKKNLSTCENTQDEVLNSIQEQKEACESNGTLHGNSNKASSCMSLLGQSEFSSFYTGDGDVPCLNGGEEGLNNLSVGSAHTSLEYIACNQQSDLSLDNTKDTVSTCEEVQLEKDIGAMAGSCLECGNHAEICQINCNVDSGWISGEALNRHYEGNSLNGEQMEYDCMESPLSGEQVESIAIQTAEHHTEDGLFCNDVGEELNSCNTTNNNCEGTFNDWRLYWDNDYQRNYFYNIVTMQCTWDPPPGMNDLVFTNFTTKQPEATLEIVELDDANLKESNDLQTSASLPSDLDIADGFIEDDVLLDRQLNEPEGTGQFADYLCTLSSTKQKKRVRKKKFKWKLPTEAQEPELCNINEEISPSLSKYWCQRYLLFNKYDDGIKMDGEGWFSVTPEAIAKHHALRCGSGIIVDFFTGVGGNSIQFAKRSKHVIAIDIDPKRIDLAQYNAAIYGVRDQIDFIRGDSFVLAPNLKADVVFMSPPWGGPDYLKERTFDMKTMLRPHDGNFLFSIGRGIASKVVMFLPRNVDINELAELSLSVNPPWSLEVEKNYLNGKLKAITAYFCKPS, from the exons atggaAACAATGGGAGCCGTAAAGCTtcacgaagaagaagaagaagtagatTCAGCAATTGCAGCTCTCGGCTCTCTGTTCAAGCTTACTGAAGTTCATCTTTC AGATTATTCGCAAGAAGGGAAGCTTTTGTTGGAATCTGCG AACACTGACGTCTACAAAAATATTGCATCCCCATCAAATG AGTTTGACTCTTTACCGGAAGATTTGGAGCTTGCCAGACAAATGAATGAAATGGGCCTTCCCGTTTCATTCCACACTAACAAGGAG CAGAAAGGAAATCGAACAGTTAAGGGAAAAATAAAGgatggaaagaaaaagaatctTTCGACGTGCGAGAATACTCAGGATGAAGTGCTAAATTCAATACAAGAGCAGAAGGAAGCATGTGAGTCTAATGGTACACTGCATGGCAACTCAAACAAGGCTTCTTCCTGCATGTCACTTCTTGGCCAAAGTGAATTCTCATCCTTCTATACTGGGGATGGTGATGTCCCTTGTCTTAATGGTGGAGAGGAAGGTTTGAACAATTTGAGTGTTGGCAGTGCACACACATCCCTTGAATACATTGCTTGCAATCAGCAATCGGATCTTAGTCTGGATAATACAAAGGATACTGTCTCCACATGTGAAGAAGTTCAATTGGAAAAAGATATTGGAGCAATGGCTGGCTCATGTTTGGAATGTGGAAACCATGCAGAAATCTGTCAAATAAATTGCAATGTTGACAGTGGATGGATCAGTGGAGAGGCATTAAATAGACATTATGAGGGAAATTCCTTGAATGGAGAGCAGATGGAGTATGACTGTATGGAATCTCCTTTATCTGGAGAGCAAGTAGAGTCTATTGCTATCCAAACGGCTGAACATCACACAGAAGATGGGCTATTCTGCAATGACGTTGGTGAAGAGTTAAATAGTTGTAATACAACTAATAATAATTGTGAAGGAACTTTTAATGATTGGAGGTTGTATTGGGACAATGATTACCAAAGGAACTACTTTTATAACATTGTGACTATGCAATGTACTTGGGATCCACCTCCAGGAATGAACGACCTAGTATTTACTAATTTTACCACCAAACAACCAGAAGCGACACTTGAGATAGTGGAGTTGGATGATGCAAATTTAAAAGAATCTAATGATCTGCAAACTTCTGCAAGTCTACCGTCTGATCTTGACATTGCAGACGGATTTATAGAAGATGATGTATTGTTGGACAGACAGCTCAATGAACCAGAGGGAACAGGACAATTTGCTGACTATTTGTGTACTCTTAGCTCTACAAAACAGAAAAAGAGAGTCagaaaaaagaaattcaaatgGAAGTTGCCAACCGAAGCTCAAG AGCCGGAATTATGCAATATTAATGAAGAAATATCTCCCAGTTTGAGCAAATATTGGTGTCAAAGGTATCTATTATTTAACAAATATGATGATGGAATAAAGATGGACGGAGAAGGATGGTTCTCAGTTACTCCAGAGGCTATAGCCAAGCATCATGCACTTCGCTGTGGTTCTGGTATTATAGTGGATTTCTTTACTGGAGTCGGTGGGAACTCAATTCAATTTGCTAAGAG GAGTAAGCATGTCATTGCAATCGATATTGATCCAAAGAGAATAGACTTAGCTCAATATAATGCTGCCATTTATGGAGTTCGTGACCAGATAGACTTCATTAGAGGCGATTCTTTTGTTTTGGCTCCAAATTTGAAG GCAGATGTAGTCTTTATGTCACCACCTTGGGGGGGACCAGACTATTTGAAAGAAAGAACATTTGACATGAAAACTATGCTTAGGCCGCATGATGG GAACTTCCTCTTCAGCATTGGCAGGGGAATTGCCTCCAAAGTTGTTATGTTCCTCCCAAGAAATGTTGATATCAATGAATTGGCAGAATTGTCACTGTCCGTGAATCCACCATGGTCATTAGAG GTGGAGAAGAATTACTTAAATGGAAAATTGAAAGCCATTACAGCATACTTCTGTAAACCCTCCTga
- the LOC129880856 gene encoding triacylglycerol lipase OBL1-like, translating into MANNDEFCKGYFELKAQEASYFDFIRILYSSELNKRNFFDVSAGVDETIRGFRRRWLIFISIVMQRLLFWFKNPMENLGSFIELLQNYPSFNGGFLQLFFNILQGKAVRPENSSEKFMSMIGNLDVRVELDKTIKIGDIRYNRHVSIMAAKLSYENEALNKTVIQQHWQMHFLGLYNFWNAYEEQYSTQATMFQDQIEDPNLIVVAFRGTGPFYANAWITDIDLSWYDLEGLGKIHAGFMKALGLQKPIGWPKHISQEAQGQNNSKEFAYYKIREELKKILSKNEKAKFIVTGHSLGGALAILFASILTLHEEEWLLDKLEGVYTFGQPRVGDEQFGKFMMEKLKKFDVKYFRYVYCNDMVPRLPYDDKTLFFKHFGSCLFYNSLYNGKVLEEEPNKNYFSLLWVLPKVMNAVFELIRSFILPWIKGNDYKQSWSEIIFRMVGLIIPGLSAHGPVDYVNLTRLGTNLHLPQSQEGLKHD; encoded by the exons ATGGCTAACAATGATGAATTTTGTAAAGGTTACTTTGAATTAAAGGCACAAGAAGCTAGTTACTTTGATTTTATTCGTATTTTATATTCTAgtgaattaaataaaagaaatttcttCGATGTATCGGCCGGAGTTGATGAAACGATCCGAGGTTTTCGCCGGCGATGGCTCATTTTTATTTCCATCGTCATGCAGAGATTATTGTTTTGGTTTAAAAATCCCATGGAAAATTTAGGTTCTTTTATAGAGCTCTTGCAGAATTATCCTTCATTTAATGGTGGTTTTCTTCAACTTTTCTTCAATATATTACAAG GAAAAGCGGTAAGGCCGGAAAATTCGTCGGAAAAGTTCATGTCAATGATCGGAAACCTTGACGTGAGGGTGGAATTAGACAAGACAATAAAAATTGGGGACATAAGATATAATCGACACGTGTCAATTATGGCTGCAAAATTATCTTATGAAAATGAAGCACTAAATAAGACAGTAATTCAACAGCATTGGCAG ATGCATTTCTTGGGCTTGTACAATTTCTGGAATG CTTACGAGGAACAATATTCGACCCAAGCCACAATGTTTCAAGACCAAATTGAAGATCCAAATTTAATTGTGGTAGCATTTAGAGGAACAGGCCCATTTTATGCAAATGCATGGATCACAGATATAGACCTATCATGGTATGATCTTGAAGGCCTTGGTAAAATCCATGCAGGTTTCATGAAAGCCCTAGGGTTACAAAAGCCCATAGGATGGCCCAAACACATTAGTCAAGAAGCCCAAGGACAAAATAATAGTAAAGAATTTGCATATTACAAAATAAGAGAAGAGTTGAAGAAAATATTGAGCAAAAATGAGAAAGCAAAGTTTATAGTAACAGGACATAGCTTAGGTGGTGCATTAGCAATATTATTTGCTTCTATATTAACTTTGCATGAAGAAGAGTGGCTATTAGATAAATTGGAAGGAGTATACACTTTTGGCCAACCAAGGGTTGGAGATGAACAATTTGGGAAATTCATGATggagaaattgaagaaatttgaTGTTAAGTATTTTAGGTATGTTTATTGCAATGATATGGTGCCAAGATTGCCCTATGATGACAAAACTCTCTTCTTCAAGCATTTTGGATCATGTCTATTCTACAATAGCCTCTACAATGGCAAG GTTTTGGAGGAAGAGCCAAACAAGAATTACTTCTCATTGCTATGGGTTTTACCAAAGGTGATGAATGCTGTTTTTGAGCTAATTAGGAGTTTTATTCTCCCTTGGATTAAGGGAAATGATTACAAACAAAGCTGGTCTGAGATAATTTTTAGAATGGTGGGATTAATAATTCCGGGATTATCAGCTCATGGTCCAGTAGATTATGTTAATCTTACTCGCTTAGGAACTAATCTTCATCTTCCTCAATCACAAGAAGGTCTTAAACACGATTAA
- the LOC129880866 gene encoding uncharacterized protein LOC129880866 isoform X2 — METMGAVKLHEEEEEVDSAIAALGSLFKLTEVHLSDYSQEGKLLLESANTDVYKNIASPSNEFDSLPEDLELARQMNEMGLPVSFHTNKEKGNRTVKGKIKDGKKKNLSTCENTQDEVLNSIQEQKEACESNGTLHGNSNKASSCMSLLGQSEFSSFYTGDGDVPCLNGGEEGLNNLSVGSAHTSLEYIACNQQSDLSLDNTKDTVSTCEEVQLEKDIGAMAGSCLECGNHAEICQINCNVDSGWISGEALNRHYEGNSLNGEQMEYDCMESPLSGEQVESIAIQTAEHHTEDGLFCNDVGEELNSCNTTNNNCEGTFNDWRLYWDNDYQRNYFYNIVTMQCTWDPPPGMNDLVFTNFTTKQPEATLEIVELDDANLKESNDLQTSASLPSDLDIADGFIEDDVLLDRQLNEPEGTGQFADYLCTLSSTKQKKRVRKKKFKWKLPTEAQEPELCNINEEISPSLSKYWCQRYLLFNKYDDGIKMDGEGWFSVTPEAIAKHHALRCGSGIIVDFFTGVGGNSIQFAKRSKHVIAIDIDPKRIDLAQYNAAIYGVRDQIDFIRGDSFVLAPNLKADVVFMSPPWGGPDYLKERTFDMKTMLRPHDGNFLFSIGRGIASKVVMFLPRNVDINELAELSLSVNPPWSLEVEKNYLNGKLKAITAYFCKPS; from the exons atggaAACAATGGGAGCCGTAAAGCTtcacgaagaagaagaagaagtagatTCAGCAATTGCAGCTCTCGGCTCTCTGTTCAAGCTTACTGAAGTTCATCTTTC AGATTATTCGCAAGAAGGGAAGCTTTTGTTGGAATCTGCG AACACTGACGTCTACAAAAATATTGCATCCCCATCAAATG AGTTTGACTCTTTACCGGAAGATTTGGAGCTTGCCAGACAAATGAATGAAATGGGCCTTCCCGTTTCATTCCACACTAACAAGGAG AAAGGAAATCGAACAGTTAAGGGAAAAATAAAGgatggaaagaaaaagaatctTTCGACGTGCGAGAATACTCAGGATGAAGTGCTAAATTCAATACAAGAGCAGAAGGAAGCATGTGAGTCTAATGGTACACTGCATGGCAACTCAAACAAGGCTTCTTCCTGCATGTCACTTCTTGGCCAAAGTGAATTCTCATCCTTCTATACTGGGGATGGTGATGTCCCTTGTCTTAATGGTGGAGAGGAAGGTTTGAACAATTTGAGTGTTGGCAGTGCACACACATCCCTTGAATACATTGCTTGCAATCAGCAATCGGATCTTAGTCTGGATAATACAAAGGATACTGTCTCCACATGTGAAGAAGTTCAATTGGAAAAAGATATTGGAGCAATGGCTGGCTCATGTTTGGAATGTGGAAACCATGCAGAAATCTGTCAAATAAATTGCAATGTTGACAGTGGATGGATCAGTGGAGAGGCATTAAATAGACATTATGAGGGAAATTCCTTGAATGGAGAGCAGATGGAGTATGACTGTATGGAATCTCCTTTATCTGGAGAGCAAGTAGAGTCTATTGCTATCCAAACGGCTGAACATCACACAGAAGATGGGCTATTCTGCAATGACGTTGGTGAAGAGTTAAATAGTTGTAATACAACTAATAATAATTGTGAAGGAACTTTTAATGATTGGAGGTTGTATTGGGACAATGATTACCAAAGGAACTACTTTTATAACATTGTGACTATGCAATGTACTTGGGATCCACCTCCAGGAATGAACGACCTAGTATTTACTAATTTTACCACCAAACAACCAGAAGCGACACTTGAGATAGTGGAGTTGGATGATGCAAATTTAAAAGAATCTAATGATCTGCAAACTTCTGCAAGTCTACCGTCTGATCTTGACATTGCAGACGGATTTATAGAAGATGATGTATTGTTGGACAGACAGCTCAATGAACCAGAGGGAACAGGACAATTTGCTGACTATTTGTGTACTCTTAGCTCTACAAAACAGAAAAAGAGAGTCagaaaaaagaaattcaaatgGAAGTTGCCAACCGAAGCTCAAG AGCCGGAATTATGCAATATTAATGAAGAAATATCTCCCAGTTTGAGCAAATATTGGTGTCAAAGGTATCTATTATTTAACAAATATGATGATGGAATAAAGATGGACGGAGAAGGATGGTTCTCAGTTACTCCAGAGGCTATAGCCAAGCATCATGCACTTCGCTGTGGTTCTGGTATTATAGTGGATTTCTTTACTGGAGTCGGTGGGAACTCAATTCAATTTGCTAAGAG GAGTAAGCATGTCATTGCAATCGATATTGATCCAAAGAGAATAGACTTAGCTCAATATAATGCTGCCATTTATGGAGTTCGTGACCAGATAGACTTCATTAGAGGCGATTCTTTTGTTTTGGCTCCAAATTTGAAG GCAGATGTAGTCTTTATGTCACCACCTTGGGGGGGACCAGACTATTTGAAAGAAAGAACATTTGACATGAAAACTATGCTTAGGCCGCATGATGG GAACTTCCTCTTCAGCATTGGCAGGGGAATTGCCTCCAAAGTTGTTATGTTCCTCCCAAGAAATGTTGATATCAATGAATTGGCAGAATTGTCACTGTCCGTGAATCCACCATGGTCATTAGAG GTGGAGAAGAATTACTTAAATGGAAAATTGAAAGCCATTACAGCATACTTCTGTAAACCCTCCTga